One genomic segment of Falco biarmicus isolate bFalBia1 chromosome 15, bFalBia1.pri, whole genome shotgun sequence includes these proteins:
- the TMEM231 gene encoding transmembrane protein 231 isoform X1 yields MAGVELFSHPTLHTRYRAGLCSAAALALLLITVLTYVPPLLVAYRSHGLWLKHSAYLEQPTVRFRYEMLIVATLGPGPGSFLAWSTFPAFNRLQEDRLRVPLLATREEDKNQDGKMDQLHFKLELPLQPTEHVVGVQLILLFSYQLYRMSTFVMQSMAFLQFFSPVPGSQLCMNGDLKLNQRQLLNHCGLDTRYNVSVVNGTSPFASDYDLTNIVAAYWDRNVTTVFSDPNPVWVAGRATDTPFIINATIHYPVEVILYQPGFWEVIKFAWIQYVSILLIFLWLFGRIKMFVFQNQVLTTTPISPVLPVSPVLSYKQHQS; encoded by the exons ATGGCTGGCGTGGAGCTGTTCTCGCACCCCACGCTGCACACGCGCTACCGGGCCGGGCTCTGCTCCGCCGCGGCGCTGGCGCTGCTGCTCATCACGGTGCTCACCTACGTGCCGCCGCTGCTAGTGGCCTACCGGAGCCACG GTCTGTGGCTGAAGCACAGCGCGTACCTGGAGCAGCCCACCGTTCGGTTCCGGTACGAGATGCTCATCGTGGCCACCCTcgggcccggcccgggcagCTTCTTGGCGTGGAGCACGTTCCCAGCGTTCAACAGGTTGCAGGAGGACCGGCTGCGGGTCCCGCTGCTGGCG ACTAGAGAAGAAGACAAAAATCAAGATGGCAAAATGGATCAGTTGCACTTTAAATTGGAACTTCCACTACAACCTACAGAACATGTAGTTGGCGTTCAGCTGATTCTGCTCTTTTCCTACCAGCTTTAT AGAATGTCAACGTTTGTGATGCAGAGCATggcttttcttcagttcttttctCCTGTGCCAGGGTCCCAGCTCTGTATGAATGGAGACCTGAAACTGAACCAGAGGCAATTACTTAACCATTGTGGACTGGATACCAGATACAAT GTGTCTGTGGTGAATGGCACAAGTCCTTTTGCAAGTGACTATGATCTAACAAACATCGTTGCAGCATACTGGGATAGAAATG TGACAACAGTCTTTTCAGATCCCAACCCTGTTTGGGTGGCTGGGAGAGCGACAGATACACCATTTATCATCAACGCCACTATTCATTACCCAGTGGAAGTTATCTTATATC AGCCAGGATTTTGGGAAGTGATTAAATTTGCCTGGATCCAGTATGTCAGCATTCTCCTTATCTTTCTTTGGTTGTTTGGTAGgattaaaatgtttgtgttccAGAATCAGGTGTTAACTACAACTCCAATATCACCAGTTCTGCCAGTGTCTCCAGTACTGTCCTACAAACAGCACCAGTCCTGA
- the TMEM231 gene encoding transmembrane protein 231 isoform X2: protein MAGVELFSHPTLHTRYRAGLCSAAALALLLITVLTYVPPLLVAYRSHGLWLKHSAYLEQPTVRFRYEMLIVATLGPGPGSFLAWSTFPAFNRLQEDRLRVPLLARMSTFVMQSMAFLQFFSPVPGSQLCMNGDLKLNQRQLLNHCGLDTRYNVSVVNGTSPFASDYDLTNIVAAYWDRNVTTVFSDPNPVWVAGRATDTPFIINATIHYPVEVILYQPGFWEVIKFAWIQYVSILLIFLWLFGRIKMFVFQNQVLTTTPISPVLPVSPVLSYKQHQS from the exons ATGGCTGGCGTGGAGCTGTTCTCGCACCCCACGCTGCACACGCGCTACCGGGCCGGGCTCTGCTCCGCCGCGGCGCTGGCGCTGCTGCTCATCACGGTGCTCACCTACGTGCCGCCGCTGCTAGTGGCCTACCGGAGCCACG GTCTGTGGCTGAAGCACAGCGCGTACCTGGAGCAGCCCACCGTTCGGTTCCGGTACGAGATGCTCATCGTGGCCACCCTcgggcccggcccgggcagCTTCTTGGCGTGGAGCACGTTCCCAGCGTTCAACAGGTTGCAGGAGGACCGGCTGCGGGTCCCGCTGCTGGCG AGAATGTCAACGTTTGTGATGCAGAGCATggcttttcttcagttcttttctCCTGTGCCAGGGTCCCAGCTCTGTATGAATGGAGACCTGAAACTGAACCAGAGGCAATTACTTAACCATTGTGGACTGGATACCAGATACAAT GTGTCTGTGGTGAATGGCACAAGTCCTTTTGCAAGTGACTATGATCTAACAAACATCGTTGCAGCATACTGGGATAGAAATG TGACAACAGTCTTTTCAGATCCCAACCCTGTTTGGGTGGCTGGGAGAGCGACAGATACACCATTTATCATCAACGCCACTATTCATTACCCAGTGGAAGTTATCTTATATC AGCCAGGATTTTGGGAAGTGATTAAATTTGCCTGGATCCAGTATGTCAGCATTCTCCTTATCTTTCTTTGGTTGTTTGGTAGgattaaaatgtttgtgttccAGAATCAGGTGTTAACTACAACTCCAATATCACCAGTTCTGCCAGTGTCTCCAGTACTGTCCTACAAACAGCACCAGTCCTGA